In one Thioclava sp. ES.031 genomic region, the following are encoded:
- a CDS encoding AMP nucleosidase — protein sequence MNETLELITPETAAAETFTDAAEAVARLEALYDEATAFLLEKFNETLESKTARNRFRAFYPEVRISVSSHIKADSRLSFGHVALPGTYTATITRPDLFRNYLTQQLGLLIKNHNIPVTIGPSDTPIPVHFAVAAHPEVTVPQEGVLDFSLRDVFDVPDLAGMNDDIVNGMAGPNPDGSGHLAPFTAQRVDYSLARLSHYTATKAEHFQNHVLFTNYQFYVDEFEAVARRLLGDKDSGYTSFVAPGNQEITDPQDEIPGLAKLPQMPAYHLKRADGGGITLVNIGVGPSNAKTATDHIAVLRPHAWLMVGHCAGLRNSQQLGDFVLAHAYLREDHVLDDDLPVWVPIPALAEIQIALQEAVAEVTKLEGYELKRIMRTGTVATIDNRNWELRDQSGPVHRLSQSRAVALDMESATIAANGFRFRVPYGTLLCVSDKPLHGELKLPGMATEFYRTQVASHLLIGILAMEKLREMPLDRIHSRKLRSFEETAFL from the coding sequence ATGAACGAAACTCTTGAACTCATCACCCCGGAAACCGCAGCTGCGGAGACCTTCACCGATGCCGCCGAGGCGGTTGCCCGGCTCGAGGCGCTCTATGACGAGGCGACCGCCTTCCTGCTCGAGAAATTCAATGAGACGCTGGAGAGCAAAACCGCGCGGAACCGCTTTCGCGCCTTCTACCCGGAGGTGCGCATCTCCGTTTCCTCGCATATCAAGGCCGATAGCCGCTTGAGCTTCGGCCATGTGGCGCTGCCGGGCACCTACACCGCGACGATCACGCGGCCCGATCTGTTCCGAAACTACCTGACGCAGCAGCTGGGCCTGCTGATCAAGAACCACAACATTCCGGTCACGATCGGCCCCTCGGACACGCCGATCCCGGTGCATTTCGCCGTGGCTGCGCATCCAGAAGTGACCGTGCCGCAGGAAGGCGTTCTCGATTTCTCGCTGCGCGACGTGTTCGACGTGCCGGACCTTGCGGGGATGAACGACGATATCGTCAACGGCATGGCGGGGCCGAACCCGGATGGCTCGGGCCACCTCGCGCCGTTCACCGCGCAGCGGGTGGATTACTCGCTGGCGCGCCTGTCGCATTACACCGCGACCAAGGCCGAGCATTTCCAGAACCACGTGCTGTTCACGAACTACCAGTTCTATGTGGACGAGTTCGAGGCCGTCGCGCGGCGTCTGCTGGGCGACAAGGACTCGGGCTACACGAGCTTCGTGGCTCCCGGCAATCAGGAGATCACCGACCCGCAGGACGAGATTCCGGGCCTCGCGAAACTGCCGCAGATGCCCGCCTATCACCTCAAGCGCGCCGATGGCGGCGGGATCACGCTGGTCAATATCGGCGTCGGCCCGTCCAACGCGAAGACCGCGACGGACCACATCGCGGTGCTGCGCCCGCATGCCTGGCTGATGGTCGGTCACTGCGCGGGTCTGCGCAATTCGCAGCAGCTTGGGGACTTCGTCCTCGCCCATGCCTATCTGCGCGAAGACCATGTGCTCGACGACGACCTGCCCGTCTGGGTGCCGATCCCGGCGCTGGCCGAGATCCAGATCGCGCTGCAGGAAGCGGTGGCCGAAGTGACGAAGCTGGAAGGCTACGAGCTGAAGCGGATCATGCGGACCGGCACCGTCGCCACCATCGACAACCGCAACTGGGAGTTGAGAGACCAATCCGGCCCGGTCCATCGGCTGAGCCAGTCGCGCGCGGTTGCGCTCGATATGGAAAGCGCGACGATCGCGGCGAACGGCTTCCGGTTCCGGGTGCCCTACGGCACGCTTCTGTGCGTGTCCGACAAACCGCTGCATGGCGAGCTGAAGCTGCCGGGCATGGCCACCGAATTCTACCGCACCCAGGTTGCGAGCCATTTGCTCATCGGCATCCTCGCAATGGAGAAACTTCGCGAGATGCCTCTGGATCGTATTCACAGCCGGAAATTGCGTAGCTTCGAGGAAACAGCTTTTCTGTGA
- a CDS encoding MFS transporter, whose product MTQAKLFTPVLIGGAVILMLSFAIRASFGVFQIPIASEFNWPRAEFSLAIAVQNLAWGIGQPIFGAIAERWGDRLAIVLGALVYALGLVLSAFAVEPGQHQLLEILVGFGIAGTGFGVILAVVGRATSDENRSLALGIATAAGSAGQVFGAPMAELLLGHFPWQTVFVIFAAVILASLAFLPLIRAPERASREEMAESMGSVLMRAFRDPSYTLIFLGFFSCGYQLGFITAHFPAMVTEMCGAVPPGSLLAGIGIETTSALGAAAISVIGLANIAGTIFAGWAGKRYSKKYLLAGVYLLRTFVAGAFILTPMTPATVLIFSLAMGALWLATVPLTSGLVAHIYGLRYMGTLYGIVFFSHQVGAFLGVWLGGKLYDIYGDYTLVWWVGVGVGAFSAIVHLPVREKRVELQPA is encoded by the coding sequence ATGACGCAAGCCAAATTGTTCACGCCGGTTCTGATCGGCGGTGCCGTGATCCTGATGCTGAGCTTCGCCATCCGGGCGAGCTTCGGCGTTTTCCAGATTCCGATCGCCAGCGAGTTCAACTGGCCACGCGCCGAATTCTCGCTCGCCATCGCGGTACAGAACCTCGCCTGGGGGATCGGACAGCCGATCTTCGGCGCGATCGCCGAGCGTTGGGGCGACCGGCTTGCGATCGTCCTCGGCGCGCTGGTCTATGCGCTCGGTCTCGTGCTTTCGGCCTTCGCGGTGGAGCCGGGGCAGCATCAGCTTCTGGAAATCCTCGTGGGCTTCGGCATCGCGGGCACGGGCTTCGGCGTGATCCTCGCCGTGGTGGGCCGCGCGACCTCCGACGAGAACCGCTCGCTCGCGCTGGGTATCGCGACGGCGGCGGGCTCGGCAGGTCAGGTCTTCGGCGCGCCCATGGCGGAGCTGCTGCTCGGCCATTTCCCGTGGCAGACGGTCTTCGTGATCTTCGCCGCCGTGATCCTCGCCTCGCTGGCCTTCCTGCCGCTGATCCGCGCGCCCGAGCGCGCCAGCCGTGAGGAAATGGCCGAAAGCATGGGCAGCGTCCTGATGCGCGCCTTCCGCGATCCGTCCTACACGCTGATCTTCCTCGGCTTCTTCTCCTGCGGCTATCAGCTGGGCTTCATCACCGCGCATTTCCCCGCGATGGTGACCGAGATGTGCGGCGCGGTGCCACCCGGATCGCTGCTCGCCGGAATCGGGATCGAGACGACCTCGGCGCTCGGCGCTGCCGCGATCTCGGTGATCGGCCTCGCCAATATTGCGGGCACGATCTTCGCGGGTTGGGCGGGCAAGCGCTATTCGAAGAAGTACCTTCTGGCGGGGGTGTATCTGCTGCGCACCTTCGTCGCCGGCGCGTTCATCCTGACGCCGATGACGCCCGCGACGGTGCTGATCTTCTCGCTCGCGATGGGGGCGCTGTGGCTGGCGACGGTGCCGCTGACCTCGGGGCTGGTCGCGCATATCTACGGGCTGCGCTACATGGGCACGCTCTACGGGATCGTCTTCTTCTCGCACCAGGTGGGCGCGTTCCTCGGCGTCTGGCTGGGCGGCAAGCTCTACGACATCTACGGCGATTACACGCTGGTCTGGTGGGTCGGCGTGGGCGTGGGCGCCTTCTCGGCCATCGTGCATCTGCCGGTGCGCGAGAAGCGGGTCGAGCTTCAGCCCGCCTGA
- a CDS encoding LOG family protein, with protein sequence MKDDTTHSFRHSRDDAKAAQNIPDTPQTRAPAYRLAYTDVDFMMRDELRPVRLQLELLKPQLIMDERGIESTIVMFGGARIPAPENKANAKTEYLAELSGYYEEARLFAREMTERSMQEYGRENVICTGGGPGVMEAGNRGAHEAGGQSIGLNVVLPHEQAPNEYVTPDLTFNFHYFAIRKMHFLMRARAVCVFPGGFGTLDEMFEALTLIQTGRMSRIPFILFGRQFWEEIINWDRLAEAGTISPEDLDLVSFVESAKDAVAIIDNWNYENC encoded by the coding sequence ATGAAGGACGACACGACGCATTCGTTCCGCCACTCGCGGGATGACGCGAAGGCTGCACAGAACATTCCCGACACGCCACAAACCCGCGCGCCCGCCTATCGGCTGGCCTATACGGACGTGGATTTCATGATGCGCGACGAGCTGCGCCCGGTTCGGTTGCAGCTCGAATTGCTCAAACCGCAGCTGATCATGGACGAGCGCGGCATCGAGTCGACCATCGTCATGTTCGGCGGCGCGCGCATCCCCGCGCCCGAGAACAAGGCCAACGCGAAAACCGAATATCTCGCGGAACTGTCGGGTTACTACGAAGAGGCCCGCCTCTTCGCGCGCGAGATGACCGAACGCTCGATGCAGGAATACGGCCGGGAGAACGTGATCTGCACCGGCGGCGGCCCCGGCGTGATGGAGGCGGGCAATCGCGGCGCGCATGAGGCGGGCGGGCAGTCGATCGGCCTCAATGTCGTGCTGCCGCATGAGCAGGCCCCGAACGAATACGTCACGCCCGATCTGACCTTCAACTTCCACTATTTCGCGATCCGGAAGATGCATTTCCTGATGCGCGCCCGCGCCGTGTGCGTCTTCCCCGGCGGCTTCGGCACGCTCGACGAGATGTTCGAGGCGCTGACCCTGATCCAGACGGGCCGGATGTCGAGAATCCCCTTCATCCTGTTCGGGCGGCAGTTCTGGGAAGAGATCATCAACTGGGATCGGCTGGCCGAGGCCGGGACGATCTCGCCCGAGGATCTCGATCTGGTCAGCTTCGTCGAGAGCGCCAAGGACGCGGTCGCGATCATCGACAATTGGAATTACGAGAACTGCTGA
- the dapD gene encoding 2,3,4,5-tetrahydropyridine-2,6-dicarboxylate N-succinyltransferase, whose protein sequence is MSNAALETAIEAAWEARDTITPSTGGETREAIEDTLNALDRGELRVAEKRENGDWHVNQWAKKAVLLGFRLKDMEQQDGGPQGGHWWDKVDSKFKGWGDKEWKAGGFRAVPNCIVRKSAYIAPGVVLMPSFVNLGAYVDEGTMVDTWATVGSCAQIGKGVHLSGGVGIGGVLEPMQAGPTIIEDNCFIGARSEVVEGCIVREGSVLGMGVYIGKSTKIVDRETGDVMYGEVPPYSVVVSGSMPSKNGINLYCAVIVKRVDAQTRSKTGINELLRD, encoded by the coding sequence ATGTCGAACGCCGCGCTCGAAACTGCAATCGAAGCCGCTTGGGAAGCCCGCGACACCATCACGCCCTCGACCGGCGGTGAGACCCGCGAGGCCATCGAAGATACGCTCAACGCGCTGGATCGCGGCGAACTGCGTGTTGCGGAGAAACGCGAGAACGGCGACTGGCATGTGAACCAATGGGCCAAGAAGGCGGTTCTGCTGGGCTTCCGTCTGAAGGACATGGAGCAGCAGGATGGCGGCCCGCAGGGCGGCCACTGGTGGGACAAGGTCGACAGCAAGTTCAAAGGCTGGGGAGACAAAGAGTGGAAAGCCGGCGGTTTTCGCGCCGTGCCGAACTGCATCGTGCGCAAATCGGCCTATATCGCGCCGGGCGTGGTGCTGATGCCCTCCTTCGTGAACCTCGGCGCCTATGTCGACGAGGGCACGATGGTCGACACCTGGGCCACCGTCGGCAGCTGCGCGCAGATCGGCAAGGGCGTGCACCTGTCGGGCGGCGTCGGTATCGGCGGCGTGCTGGAGCCGATGCAGGCCGGCCCGACCATCATCGAAGACAACTGCTTCATCGGCGCGCGCTCGGAAGTCGTCGAGGGCTGCATCGTCCGCGAAGGCTCGGTGCTGGGCATGGGCGTCTATATCGGCAAGTCGACCAAGATCGTCGATCGCGAGACCGGCGACGTGATGTATGGCGAAGTGCCGCCCTATTCGGTCGTCGTGTCGGGCTCGATGCCGTCCAAGAACGGCATCAACCTGTATTGCGCGGTGATCGTGAAGCGCGTCGATGCGCAAACCCGGTCGAAGACCGGCATCAACGAGCTGCTGCGTGACTGA
- a CDS encoding DMT family transporter — MDLRAIGMGLAFALMWSSAFTSTHIIVADAPPLAALALRFALSGGIGIVLALAFGQSWRLSRAQWRATIIFGICQNALYLGFNWVAMTTVEASVAAIIASTMPLIVGALGWIVFRDRIPPLGIAGLVAGFAGVGIIMGARLQGGIDPFGLGLCVAGALALAVATLTVRGASGGGGGVLMIVGLQMLVGSVSLAVVSAFTEHLSVEVTPTLAFAFTYTVIVPGLMATWVWFRLVGRIGAVRAATFHFLTPVFGVAIAWAVLGEHVDWHDALGVLVIAGGILAVQISKQEARR, encoded by the coding sequence ATGGATCTGCGCGCGATCGGAATGGGGCTCGCCTTTGCCCTTATGTGGTCTTCGGCTTTCACATCCACGCATATCATCGTGGCAGATGCACCGCCCCTTGCAGCCCTTGCCCTGCGCTTCGCGCTGTCCGGGGGGATCGGCATCGTGCTGGCACTGGCCTTCGGCCAAAGCTGGCGGCTAAGCCGGGCGCAGTGGCGCGCCACGATCATTTTCGGAATTTGCCAAAACGCGCTCTACCTAGGGTTTAACTGGGTCGCGATGACCACGGTCGAAGCCTCGGTCGCGGCGATCATCGCCTCGACCATGCCGCTGATCGTCGGCGCACTCGGCTGGATCGTCTTCCGCGACCGGATTCCGCCCCTCGGCATCGCCGGGCTGGTGGCAGGCTTCGCGGGCGTCGGCATCATCATGGGCGCGCGGCTGCAAGGCGGGATCGACCCGTTCGGGCTGGGCCTCTGCGTCGCGGGCGCGCTGGCGCTGGCGGTGGCGACGCTCACCGTGCGCGGCGCGAGCGGCGGCGGGGGCGGCGTGCTGATGATCGTCGGCCTGCAGATGCTGGTGGGCTCCGTGAGCCTCGCCGTGGTCTCCGCCTTCACCGAGCATCTCTCCGTCGAGGTAACGCCGACACTGGCCTTCGCCTTCACCTATACGGTGATCGTGCCGGGGCTGATGGCGACCTGGGTCTGGTTCCGGCTGGTGGGCCGCATCGGCGCGGTGCGCGCGGCGACCTTCCACTTCCTGACGCCCGTCTTCGGCGTCGCCATCGCCTGGGCGGTGCTGGGCGAGCATGTCGACTGGCACGACGCGCTTGGCGTGCTGGTGATCGCAGGCGGCATTCTCGCGGTGCAAATCTCAAAGCAAGAGGCGCGGCGGTGA
- a CDS encoding HU family DNA-binding protein — MSKPMTKTQLVAALAEAMDADKKTASAALDAITDVVTKEVSNGGAVTLPGIGKVYCRERPERMVRNPATGEQMQKPADKQVKVTVAKALKDSVNS, encoded by the coding sequence ATGTCGAAACCGATGACCAAGACCCAGCTGGTGGCAGCCCTCGCCGAGGCGATGGACGCCGACAAGAAGACGGCTTCGGCCGCACTCGACGCGATCACCGACGTCGTCACCAAAGAAGTGTCGAACGGCGGCGCCGTTACCCTGCCGGGCATTGGCAAAGTCTACTGCCGCGAGCGCCCCGAGCGCATGGTCCGCAACCCGGCCACCGGCGAGCAGATGCAGAAGCCGGCTGACAAGCAGGTCAAAGTGACCGTGGCGAAAGCGCTCAAGGACAGCGTCAACTCCTGA
- the ade gene encoding adenine deaminase has product MEQKNKIKSWPEAAPRLIAVAAGREPADLVIRGGKWVNVHTREVLEGYDISVAEGRFAAVAPDLSDSIGPDTEVIEAEGRYMVPGLCDAHMHIESGMLTPAEFAAAVIPHGTTSMFTDPHEIANVLGLDGVRMMHDEALMQPVNIFTQMPSCAPSAPGLETTGFEITPEDVAEAMTWPGIIGLGEMMNFPGVINADPKMLAEIAATQNAHKTVGGHYASPDLGAPFRAYVAGGPADDHEGTCEADAIARVRNGMRSMMRLGSAWYDVETQITAVTEKGLDPRNFILCTDDCHSGTLVNDGHMNRVFRHAVACGADPLVALQMCTLNTATHFGLERELGSITPGRRADVILTSDLATLPVEQVIARGKTVAKEGKLLAECPHYNWPDSARNTVHLGKPLTAADFEIKAPEGANTVTARVIGVVENQAPTKALTAELDVTDGLAQPDTAKDIAQIALVERHQGTGGVTNGFVSGFGYKGRMAMGSTVAHDSHHMIVVGTDREMMAACANALGEMGGGVSVWKDGEEIAAVPLPIAGLMSDDPAQTVAARAAKMVEAMGACGCTLNNAYMQHSLLALVVIPEIRISDLGLVDVTRFELTDLFE; this is encoded by the coding sequence ATGGAACAGAAGAACAAGATCAAATCCTGGCCCGAAGCCGCACCGCGATTGATTGCCGTGGCTGCCGGGCGCGAACCCGCCGACCTCGTGATCCGGGGTGGCAAATGGGTCAATGTCCACACGCGTGAGGTTCTCGAGGGCTACGATATTTCCGTGGCCGAGGGGCGATTTGCCGCCGTGGCCCCCGATCTGTCGGACAGTATCGGACCCGACACCGAAGTGATCGAGGCCGAGGGGCGCTACATGGTGCCGGGCCTGTGCGACGCGCATATGCATATCGAGAGCGGCATGCTCACGCCCGCTGAATTCGCCGCCGCGGTGATCCCGCATGGCACGACGAGCATGTTCACCGATCCGCATGAGATCGCGAATGTGCTGGGGCTCGACGGCGTGCGGATGATGCATGACGAGGCGCTGATGCAGCCGGTCAACATCTTCACCCAGATGCCCTCCTGCGCGCCCTCCGCGCCGGGGCTGGAGACCACGGGTTTCGAGATCACCCCCGAGGACGTGGCCGAGGCGATGACATGGCCCGGCATCATCGGTCTGGGCGAGATGATGAACTTCCCCGGCGTGATCAATGCCGATCCTAAGATGCTCGCCGAAATCGCGGCGACGCAGAACGCGCATAAGACCGTGGGCGGACATTACGCCTCCCCCGATCTGGGCGCGCCGTTCCGCGCCTATGTCGCGGGCGGGCCCGCCGACGATCACGAGGGCACCTGCGAGGCCGATGCGATCGCGCGGGTGCGTAACGGGATGCGCTCGATGATGCGGCTGGGCTCCGCTTGGTATGACGTGGAGACGCAGATCACCGCCGTCACCGAGAAGGGTCTCGATCCGCGCAACTTCATCCTGTGCACCGATGACTGCCATTCGGGCACGCTGGTGAATGACGGGCATATGAACCGCGTCTTCCGCCATGCGGTGGCGTGCGGAGCCGATCCTCTGGTCGCGCTGCAGATGTGTACACTCAACACCGCGACGCATTTCGGGCTGGAGCGCGAGCTGGGCTCGATCACGCCGGGCCGCCGGGCCGATGTGATCCTGACCTCGGACCTCGCGACCCTGCCGGTCGAGCAGGTCATCGCGCGGGGCAAGACGGTCGCGAAGGAGGGCAAGCTGCTGGCGGAATGCCCGCATTACAACTGGCCCGACAGCGCCCGCAACACGGTGCATCTGGGCAAGCCCCTGACGGCGGCGGATTTCGAGATTAAAGCGCCGGAGGGCGCCAACACCGTCACCGCCCGCGTGATCGGCGTGGTCGAGAACCAGGCCCCCACTAAGGCGCTGACGGCGGAGCTGGACGTGACCGACGGGCTCGCCCAGCCCGACACCGCCAAGGACATCGCGCAGATCGCGCTGGTGGAACGCCATCAGGGCACCGGCGGCGTCACCAACGGCTTCGTCTCGGGCTTCGGCTACAAGGGGCGCATGGCCATGGGCTCGACCGTGGCCCATGACAGCCACCACATGATCGTGGTCGGCACCGACCGCGAGATGATGGCCGCCTGCGCCAATGCGCTTGGCGAGATGGGCGGCGGGGTCTCCGTCTGGAAGGACGGCGAAGAGATCGCCGCCGTGCCGCTGCCGATCGCAGGGCTGATGTCGGACGATCCGGCACAAACGGTGGCCGCGCGCGCCGCCAAGATGGTCGAGGCGATGGGCGCCTGCGGCTGCACTTTGAATAACGCTTACATGCAGCATTCGCTGCTCGCGCTCGTCGTCATTCCCGAGATCCGCATTTCGGATCTGGGCCTCGTCGACGTGACGCGTTTTGAACTGACGGATCTTTTTGAATGA
- a CDS encoding lytic murein transglycosylase, whose amino-acid sequence MADPIPPTDALTEARFESFLAGFKSRALANGITEYTWNRAMADVRYNPKVIERDRYQSEFTKSIWDYLDSAVSEERVATGKQMLRQYGPQLNAIERKYGVDKEVVVAIWGMESRYGAYRGRTAIIPALATLAYDGRRGEFFAKQLIAALKIIQSGDVDERHMTGSWAGAMGHTQFIPTSYLAYAVDFTGDGRRDIWSENPTDALASTAAYLARSGWSKGQPWGVEVILPSGFNYGLTGKGTKKSPADWAALGVRSATGGTVPNYGSASILVPAGAKGPAFMIFGNFRAISRYNSADSYVIGVGHLSDRLKGKGPFVQDWPRTGKPLNSKQKVELQERLTAAGFDTEGTDGKIGANTSKAIVAFQKSRGLPPDGYATLELLQVLRGT is encoded by the coding sequence GTGGCGGACCCGATCCCGCCGACGGACGCCTTGACCGAGGCCCGCTTCGAGTCCTTCCTCGCGGGGTTCAAGTCGCGTGCGCTGGCCAACGGCATCACCGAATACACCTGGAACCGCGCGATGGCCGATGTGCGCTACAATCCCAAGGTGATCGAGCGCGACCGCTACCAATCGGAATTCACCAAGTCGATCTGGGATTACCTCGACAGCGCGGTCTCGGAGGAGCGCGTGGCCACCGGCAAGCAGATGCTGCGCCAGTATGGCCCGCAGCTGAATGCGATCGAACGCAAATACGGCGTCGACAAAGAGGTCGTCGTCGCGATCTGGGGCATGGAGAGCCGCTACGGTGCCTATCGCGGCAGGACGGCGATCATCCCCGCACTCGCGACGCTGGCCTATGACGGGCGGCGTGGTGAGTTCTTCGCGAAGCAGCTGATCGCCGCGCTCAAGATCATCCAGTCGGGCGACGTGGACGAGCGGCACATGACCGGCTCCTGGGCCGGGGCGATGGGCCACACGCAATTCATCCCGACTTCCTATCTCGCCTATGCGGTCGATTTCACCGGCGATGGCAGACGTGACATCTGGTCGGAGAATCCGACCGACGCGCTGGCCTCCACGGCGGCCTATCTGGCGCGCTCGGGCTGGTCGAAGGGGCAGCCCTGGGGCGTTGAGGTCATCCTGCCCTCTGGCTTCAATTACGGCCTCACCGGCAAGGGCACGAAGAAGAGCCCCGCCGACTGGGCGGCGCTTGGCGTGCGCTCGGCCACTGGCGGCACGGTGCCGAATTACGGCTCGGCGTCGATCCTCGTGCCTGCGGGCGCGAAGGGGCCGGCCTTCATGATCTTCGGCAATTTCCGCGCCATCTCGCGCTACAACTCCGCCGACAGCTACGTGATCGGCGTGGGGCATCTGTCGGATCGTCTGAAAGGGAAGGGGCCCTTCGTGCAGGACTGGCCGCGCACGGGCAAGCCGCTCAATTCCAAGCAGAAGGTCGAGCTGCAGGAACGCCTGACCGCGGCGGGCTTCGATACCGAGGGGACCGATGGCAAGATCGGCGCGAATACCTCGAAGGCGATCGTGGCCTTCCAGAAGTCGCGCGGTCTGCCGCCCGACGGTTACGCCACGCTGGAGCTGCTGCAGGTGCTGCGCGGCACTTAA
- a CDS encoding SDR family oxidoreductase, with translation MPTLLSIGHGYSARALAPLLLASGWRVIGTTRSAEKAEMLRSEGVEPLVWEGGPLPLDQATHLLSSVAPGPEGDPVLAAQHSEIAASQHLEWIGYLSTVGVYGDHAGGWVDEATPLTPSTKRGQARVEAEAAWGALAAAHDLPLHIFRLAGIYGPGRGPFEKVRQGTARRIVKEGQVFSRIHVEDIAQVLLASIDNPDPGAVYNVCDDDPAPPQDVIAYAAELLDLPLPPEVPFDEADLSPMARSFYAESKRVRNDKIKRDLGVTLRYPDYRAGLRALLDQAG, from the coding sequence ATGCCGACGCTTCTTTCCATCGGACATGGCTATTCGGCCCGTGCGCTCGCACCGCTTCTTCTGGCAAGCGGCTGGCGGGTGATCGGCACCACGCGCAGCGCCGAGAAGGCCGAAATGCTGCGCAGCGAAGGAGTGGAGCCGCTGGTCTGGGAAGGTGGGCCTCTGCCGCTCGATCAGGCGACGCATCTGCTGAGTTCCGTGGCGCCGGGACCGGAAGGAGACCCGGTTCTCGCTGCGCAGCATTCCGAAATTGCTGCATCGCAGCATTTGGAGTGGATCGGCTATCTTTCGACCGTCGGCGTCTATGGCGATCACGCGGGCGGCTGGGTCGACGAGGCGACGCCGCTGACCCCTTCGACCAAGCGCGGACAGGCGCGGGTAGAGGCCGAGGCGGCTTGGGGCGCGCTGGCCGCAGCCCATGACCTGCCGCTGCATATCTTCCGGCTCGCGGGGATCTACGGCCCCGGGCGCGGGCCCTTCGAGAAGGTACGGCAGGGCACAGCCCGGCGGATCGTCAAGGAGGGGCAGGTCTTCTCGCGCATTCATGTCGAGGATATCGCGCAGGTGCTGCTGGCCTCGATCGACAATCCCGATCCGGGCGCGGTCTATAATGTCTGCGACGACGATCCCGCCCCGCCGCAGGATGTGATCGCCTATGCGGCGGAGCTGCTCGATCTGCCGCTGCCGCCCGAGGTGCCGTTCGACGAGGCCGATCTGAGCCCGATGGCGCGCAGCTTCTATGCCGAGAGCAAGCGGGTGCGGAACGACAAGATCAAACGCGACCTTGGCGTCACGCTGCGCTATCCGGATTACCGCGCAGGGCTGCGCGCGCTGCTCGATCAGGCGGGCTGA
- a CDS encoding glutathione S-transferase family protein, whose translation MYTVIGTVGSRTLRVLWMLEELGAEYQHVRAAPRSDDVVAFNPAGKVPVLVIDGTPITDSTAILTYLADAHGKFTHEAGTLERARQDSLTQFLLDEFDANLWTAARHSFILPEELRLSGIKNSLRWEFERSQRTLIHRMGEGEYVMGDEMTVPDIILAHCLDWALMAKFPIVEHRLSEYHDRMRARPAYKRAVAMRDG comes from the coding sequence ATGTATACGGTTATCGGAACGGTCGGCTCGCGGACGCTGCGCGTGCTGTGGATGCTGGAGGAACTGGGCGCGGAGTATCAGCATGTGCGGGCCGCGCCGCGCTCGGACGATGTCGTCGCTTTCAACCCGGCGGGCAAGGTGCCGGTGCTGGTCATCGACGGCACGCCGATCACCGATTCCACGGCGATTCTCACCTATCTCGCGGATGCGCATGGGAAATTCACGCATGAGGCAGGCACGCTGGAACGCGCGCGGCAGGACAGTCTGACGCAATTCCTGCTCGATGAGTTCGACGCGAATCTTTGGACTGCCGCACGCCACAGCTTCATCCTGCCCGAGGAGTTGCGGCTGTCAGGGATAAAGAATTCGCTGCGCTGGGAGTTCGAGCGGTCGCAGCGCACGCTGATCCATCGGATGGGCGAGGGCGAGTACGTGATGGGCGATGAAATGACCGTGCCCGACATCATCCTGGCGCATTGCCTCGACTGGGCGCTGATGGCGAAATTCCCGATCGTCGAGCATCGGCTGAGCGAATATCACGACCGGATGCGGGCGCGGCCTGCGTACAAACGCGCGGTGGCGATGCGCGACGGGTGA
- a CDS encoding NnrU family protein — protein MSGWTEFLLAGFLFLASHAIPSLPQLKARFVALLGPRGWTIGFALLSTVLLFWMIFAAGRAPYVALWPQEIWARWLVNLAMPLAILLGSFGLGAPNPFAFEGHATGFDPDRPGIVGLTRQPLLWAILIWASAHLIANGDLAHVILFGAFALFTTLGMRALEARKRRQMGAADWQRLSAHTALIPGAAFLSGRWKPRARPSLIRLGMALLVWAALYHLHAPVIGVSPQP, from the coding sequence GTGAGTGGCTGGACAGAATTCCTGCTTGCGGGATTTCTGTTCCTTGCCTCGCATGCGATCCCCTCTTTACCCCAGTTGAAGGCGCGCTTCGTGGCGCTTCTCGGGCCACGCGGCTGGACGATCGGCTTCGCGCTTCTCTCCACCGTGCTTTTGTTCTGGATGATCTTCGCCGCCGGGCGCGCGCCCTACGTGGCTCTTTGGCCGCAAGAGATCTGGGCGCGCTGGCTGGTCAATCTGGCGATGCCACTTGCGATCCTGCTGGGCAGTTTCGGGCTGGGTGCCCCCAATCCTTTCGCCTTCGAAGGCCACGCCACCGGGTTCGACCCGGACCGCCCCGGCATTGTCGGGCTGACACGGCAACCGCTCCTCTGGGCGATCCTGATCTGGGCCAGCGCGCATCTGATCGCCAATGGCGATCTGGCGCATGTGATCCTCTTCGGTGCCTTCGCCCTCTTCACGACGCTGGGGATGCGCGCGCTCGAAGCGCGCAAGCGGCGGCAGATGGGCGCGGCCGATTGGCAGCGGCTGAGCGCCCATACAGCGCTCATTCCCGGCGCGGCGTTTCTTTCCGGTCGTTGGAAGCCGCGCGCGCGACCCTCACTGATCCGGCTGGGAATGGCGCTGCTGGTCTGGGCCGCGCTCTATCACCTGCATGCGCCGGTGATAGGCGTCAGCCCGCAGCCTTAA